In the genome of Desulfuromonas sp. DDH964, one region contains:
- a CDS encoding cytochrome b yields MPLVRKVVDWVDVRLGVRDLLEQNLSGYLLPKNVNVWYSLGSVLLALFGLQIATGFLLLIYYVPDTTKAFESVVRIMNDIPYGWLIRYLHMVGSNMIIVVLLLHMLSVMFMGSYKRPREITWLSGFLLFNLGMGLCLTGYLLPWSQLSFWATTIATDAAGTVPVIGGRLVEFLRGGTSVGDPTLGRFFALHVMGMPLLLGAGIGLHLFCVRRIGISQPPFGPEAKPAEVGGYFHHEEHPGGIPFFPNYTVEDGAMVCFFLALICSVVFFAPQLFMPEEALVPADPFSTPAHIKPEWYFLWAYQTLKIFPTKLTGLAAQGAFMTFLALLPFIDRGAERRPARRPLFVTCFVLGILLFVGLSIWGHLS; encoded by the coding sequence ATGCCCCTCGTCAGGAAAGTTGTCGACTGGGTCGACGTTCGCCTCGGCGTGCGCGACCTGCTGGAACAGAATCTCAGCGGCTATCTTCTGCCAAAGAATGTCAACGTCTGGTACAGCCTCGGCTCGGTGCTGCTGGCCCTGTTCGGATTGCAGATCGCCACCGGCTTCCTGCTGCTGATCTATTATGTGCCCGATACGACCAAGGCCTTTGAGAGCGTCGTGCGCATCATGAACGATATCCCCTATGGCTGGCTGATCCGCTACCTGCACATGGTCGGCTCCAACATGATCATCGTGGTTCTGCTGCTGCACATGTTGTCGGTCATGTTCATGGGGAGCTACAAGCGCCCGCGGGAAATCACCTGGCTCTCCGGGTTCCTCCTCTTCAACCTCGGCATGGGGCTCTGTCTGACCGGCTACCTCCTCCCCTGGAGCCAGCTCTCCTTCTGGGCGACCACCATCGCGACCGATGCCGCCGGCACCGTGCCGGTGATCGGTGGCCGGCTGGTCGAGTTTTTGCGCGGGGGGACTTCGGTCGGGGACCCGACTCTCGGCCGCTTCTTCGCCCTGCATGTCATGGGGATGCCCCTCCTGCTCGGCGCCGGCATCGGTCTGCATCTCTTCTGTGTCCGGCGCATCGGCATCTCGCAGCCGCCCTTCGGACCGGAAGCCAAGCCGGCCGAAGTCGGTGGCTATTTCCATCACGAAGAGCACCCCGGCGGCATCCCTTTCTTCCCCAACTACACGGTGGAAGATGGGGCGATGGTCTGCTTCTTTCTCGCCCTGATCTGCAGTGTGGTCTTCTTTGCCCCGCAGCTTTTCATGCCGGAGGAAGCGCTGGTCCCCGCCGACCCCTTCAGCACTCCGGCCCATATCAAGCCCGAGTGGTACTTCCTCTGGGCCTATCAGACGCTGAAAATATTCCCGACCAAGTTGACCGGACTCGCCGCCCAGGGAGCATTCATGACCTTTCTCGCCCTGCTCCCCTTTATCGACCGCGGCGCCGAGCGGCGGCCGGCCCGGCGACCGCTCTTTGTCACCTGTTTCGTGCTCGGCATTCTGCTCTTTGTCGGTCTCTCCATCTGGGGGCATCTGTCATGA
- a CDS encoding DUF4212 domain-containing protein — protein MSGRERVQVNFFRPSTPGIRQEVAVAASVLAVWALLSFGVPLLIFVAGLGDPSGLGESFLTRARFLGFPLHYWLIAQGCTIGYILLCKLYCLLWDKRITPQRRQAAGKGAGR, from the coding sequence ATGTCCGGTCGCGAGCGTGTCCAGGTCAACTTTTTCCGTCCTTCCACCCCGGGCATCCGCCAGGAGGTCGCGGTCGCCGCGTCGGTCCTCGCCGTCTGGGCACTGCTCAGCTTCGGCGTTCCACTGCTGATATTCGTCGCCGGCCTCGGCGACCCCTCGGGGCTCGGGGAATCGTTCCTGACCCGGGCTCGCTTTCTCGGTTTTCCGCTCCATTACTGGCTGATCGCCCAGGGCTGTACCATCGGCTACATCCTGCTGTGCAAACTCTATTGCCTGCTGTGGGACAAGCGCATCACGCCGCAGCGCCGCCAGGCGGCAGGAAAGGGAGCCGGGCGATGA
- a CDS encoding CHC2 zinc finger domain-containing protein, giving the protein MTLERKTIDELVSRRHAVEKVAGDLGLVQKGAHYYCPGCQPRRQGTPELVIKDGHFQCFRCDASGDVVGLVKLARRCDLDTAIAWLERETGLPPAP; this is encoded by the coding sequence ATGACCCTGGAACGCAAGACAATCGACGAACTGGTCAGCCGCCGCCACGCGGTGGAGAAGGTCGCCGGTGACCTTGGCCTGGTGCAGAAGGGGGCCCACTACTATTGCCCCGGCTGTCAGCCCCGGCGCCAGGGAACCCCGGAGCTGGTGATCAAGGATGGCCATTTCCAGTGCTTTCGCTGCGACGCCAGTGGCGACGTCGTCGGTCTGGTCAAGCTGGCCCGCCGCTGCGATCTCGATACGGCCATCGCCTGGCTGGAGCGGGAAACCGGCCTGCCGCCCGCCCCCTAA
- a CDS encoding rhomboid family intramembrane serine protease, giving the protein MPPTSPETIREEPLQALPPQADLPDGAQKALRVCALVLEARGIPFQVVSGEGAGHLEVPASFHARACRELALYRDENRDWPPLLVSPASVPAPTGYATLSILALLALFHVLVHGGFTSLGLSSANWLAAGAANSALILAGDWWRPLTALTLHADNLHLLGNLLLGAPLVLRLCRELGSGTGWALVLASGALGNLSNCLFQAPSHISIGASTALFGGLGLLAGLALVRGRRARLRDRVLPVAAALGLLALLGTGDGNTDILAHLGGFFWGMILGLPAGMGREQGAPGARFDWLLGGVSAALLGGAWWAALRLA; this is encoded by the coding sequence ATGCCGCCAACCAGCCCCGAAACAATTCGTGAAGAACCGTTGCAAGCCCTGCCGCCACAGGCCGATCTTCCCGATGGCGCACAGAAGGCGCTGCGCGTCTGCGCCCTGGTCCTGGAAGCGCGCGGCATCCCCTTTCAGGTCGTCTCCGGCGAAGGGGCCGGCCACCTGGAAGTGCCGGCGAGTTTTCATGCCCGGGCCTGCCGCGAGCTCGCCCTCTACCGGGACGAAAACCGCGACTGGCCGCCGCTGCTGGTCTCCCCCGCCTCCGTGCCGGCTCCCACCGGCTACGCGACCCTCTCCATCCTCGCCCTGCTGGCACTCTTCCACGTCCTGGTTCATGGCGGCTTTACCAGCCTCGGGCTGAGCAGCGCCAACTGGCTGGCGGCAGGGGCGGCCAACAGTGCGCTCATCCTGGCCGGCGACTGGTGGCGGCCGCTGACCGCCCTGACCCTGCACGCCGACAATCTCCATCTCCTCGGCAACCTGCTGCTCGGAGCACCGCTGGTCCTCCGTCTTTGCCGGGAGCTTGGCAGCGGCACCGGGTGGGCACTGGTATTGGCCAGCGGGGCGCTCGGCAACCTCAGCAACTGCCTGTTTCAGGCCCCTTCGCATATCTCCATCGGCGCCTCGACGGCGCTCTTCGGCGGGCTCGGTCTCCTGGCCGGGCTGGCGCTGGTCCGCGGTCGTCGGGCCCGACTGCGGGACCGGGTCCTGCCGGTGGCGGCGGCCCTGGGGCTGCTGGCGCTCCTCGGCACCGGTGACGGCAACACCGACATTCTGGCGCACCTGGGCGGATTTTTCTGGGGCATGATTCTCGGTCTGCCGGCGGGAATGGGGCGGGAACAGGGCGCGCCCGGAGCACGCTTCGACTGGCTGCTGGGGGGAGTGAGCGCCGCCCTGCTTGGCGGCGCCTGGTGGGCGGCCCTGAGGTTGGCTTAG
- a CDS encoding nickel-dependent hydrogenase large subunit, whose protein sequence is MSVLHLTPLTRVEGHGRVDLVLEAGKLVDVRLALEESPRLFEALLVGRHCREVPALVCRICAICSAVHRVAAAMALEAAMGIAIPPLARGIRELLLLGGHIESHALHLFCLILPDLTGHASLLDLARAGHPLAAAGLELKAFGNRIQALAGGRPIHPVNVEIGGVLSTPDPGALAALAEESRARQAELETLLGIFCREENYPAHAAAIGTRMAVAAPGPLPLWGEELVLGDGRRVAAAACRELFAEVVVGYSHAKQSGSRQHPLLTGALAREEMAGDEAMAGFGIHGNNVAQVQELGKALARVAALAQELAGAKPGEVTLADWQADAGIGTALCEAPRGLLLHHYVVDDFGRIAKVDIVTPTAINQAALEAQLLADLQGVSDEAVLLERAGRIVRAYDPCISCAVHLLKVV, encoded by the coding sequence ATGAGCGTCCTGCATTTGACACCGCTGACCCGGGTCGAGGGACATGGCCGCGTCGATCTGGTACTCGAGGCGGGAAAACTGGTCGATGTCCGGCTCGCCCTCGAGGAGTCGCCACGGCTCTTCGAAGCACTGCTGGTCGGTCGCCATTGTCGCGAGGTGCCGGCCCTGGTCTGCCGGATCTGCGCCATCTGCTCCGCCGTTCACCGGGTGGCCGCCGCCATGGCCCTGGAGGCGGCGATGGGGATTGCCATCCCGCCGCTGGCCCGGGGGATCCGTGAACTGCTGCTGCTGGGAGGGCATATCGAGAGCCATGCCCTGCACCTCTTCTGCCTGATTCTTCCCGACCTGACCGGCCACGCCAGCCTGCTCGACCTGGCCCGTGCCGGCCACCCGCTGGCGGCGGCCGGGCTCGAATTGAAGGCTTTTGGCAACCGCATCCAGGCCCTGGCCGGGGGACGGCCGATCCACCCGGTCAATGTCGAGATTGGCGGTGTCCTCAGCACTCCCGATCCGGGCGCCCTCGCCGCCTTGGCTGAGGAGAGCCGCGCGCGGCAGGCAGAGCTCGAAACCTTGCTCGGCATCTTTTGCCGGGAGGAGAATTATCCCGCCCATGCGGCGGCCATCGGCACCCGGATGGCGGTTGCCGCCCCTGGCCCGTTGCCATTGTGGGGGGAGGAACTGGTCCTGGGCGACGGTCGGCGGGTTGCGGCGGCAGCGTGCCGGGAACTCTTTGCCGAGGTGGTCGTCGGCTATTCCCACGCCAAGCAGTCGGGAAGCCGCCAGCACCCCCTGCTGACCGGTGCGCTGGCCCGGGAGGAGATGGCCGGGGATGAGGCAATGGCGGGGTTCGGCATTCATGGCAACAACGTCGCCCAGGTCCAGGAACTCGGCAAGGCCCTGGCGCGGGTGGCGGCACTGGCGCAGGAACTGGCCGGGGCCAAGCCGGGAGAAGTGACCCTTGCCGACTGGCAGGCGGATGCAGGAATCGGAACCGCCCTTTGCGAAGCGCCGCGCGGACTCTTGCTCCATCACTATGTGGTCGATGATTTCGGCCGCATTGCCAAAGTCGACATCGTCACCCCGACGGCAATCAACCAGGCGGCGCTGGAAGCCCAGTTGCTGGCCGACCTGCAGGGAGTTAGTGATGAAGCGGTGCTGCTGGAGCGGGCCGGACGCATAGTGCGTGCCTACGATCCGTGCATCTCCTGCGCGGTGCACCTGCTTAAGGTAGTCTGA
- a CDS encoding 4Fe-4S dicluster domain-containing protein, translating to MLAVMAELFDWLNRTYRVHGPLRGADGVVRLGPVTAWPELPAADLPLLPPKKYLLPPVETLWSESDAPPAPQAETRPLALVGIAACDLAGIAYLDRVLAEDPSYRSRRESLFLVGCACEPGQDCCCPPWASPPPCDLFLTAAGAYFGSPAGRDGAAAVGLNAAPLSALPVLPSSRPRERSPEFAERFVASRELPLWAETARRCLSCGVCSAVCPTCYCFDVVDRVDAAGSATRSRIWDNCFFTSHALVAGGHNFRPDRAERLRFRCEHKWFGFGDDRGRAACVGCGRCRRACPVEIDIELLAQSIDGGGAP from the coding sequence ATGCTGGCCGTGATGGCGGAACTATTCGATTGGCTAAACCGGACCTACCGGGTCCATGGACCGCTTCGCGGTGCGGACGGCGTTGTGCGCCTTGGCCCTGTTACGGCCTGGCCGGAACTTCCTGCTGCGGATTTGCCGCTGCTGCCGCCGAAAAAATATCTGCTCCCCCCGGTCGAAACTCTCTGGAGCGAATCCGATGCCCCGCCGGCGCCACAAGCCGAAACCCGGCCCCTCGCCCTGGTCGGCATCGCCGCCTGCGATCTGGCCGGCATCGCCTACCTCGATCGGGTTCTGGCCGAGGATCCCTCCTATCGTTCGCGGCGGGAAAGTCTCTTCCTGGTCGGTTGCGCCTGTGAGCCCGGCCAGGACTGCTGCTGCCCGCCCTGGGCAAGCCCGCCCCCCTGCGACCTCTTCCTGACGGCGGCGGGCGCCTACTTCGGGTCCCCCGCAGGCCGCGACGGTGCGGCGGCGGTGGGTCTTAACGCCGCCCCCCTGAGCGCGCTGCCCGTCTTACCCTCCTCCCGCCCCCGGGAGCGCAGCCCCGAATTTGCCGAGCGTTTCGTTGCCAGTCGGGAGTTGCCGTTGTGGGCCGAGACGGCGCGGCGCTGCCTCTCCTGCGGTGTCTGTTCCGCCGTCTGCCCGACCTGCTACTGTTTCGATGTCGTCGATCGCGTCGACGCCGCGGGGAGCGCAACCCGCAGCCGGATCTGGGACAACTGTTTTTTCACCAGCCACGCCCTGGTGGCCGGTGGCCATAACTTTCGCCCCGATCGCGCCGAGCGACTCCGTTTCCGCTGTGAGCACAAGTGGTTCGGGTTTGGTGATGACCGCGGGCGGGCCGCCTGCGTCGGCTGCGGCCGCTGTCGCCGGGCCTGTCCGGTGGAGATCGACATCGAGCTGCTGGCGCAAAGTATCGATGGCGGAGGTGCGCCATGA
- a CDS encoding VC_2705 family sodium/solute symporter, protein MRRSIFTPLLTAAGLVLLATPAAFAAGEEIFQIEPGFKLVPAIIMVALLCVYIGVGFLSRVNETSGYWVAGRGIGKYGNGAAIASDWMSAASFMGVAGLLYLKGWFGLGYIIGWTGGYVLLLCLLAAQIRRFGKYTIPEFLGDRYDCHSVRLIAAAVTVIIAITYSTAQFKGIGLICGWIFGMDYNASVFFAAGVVCAYLLISGMAGVTRNQQIQYVVLISAFMIPLWILIRKAGGAGILPQLEYGSILSDIMQGKVATGHLTPGEIEQVREAYLPWGGGNFYQFIALVFTLMVGTAGLPHIMIRFYTVKNEDVARKSVLWGLFFIGLLYWSSPVYAAMGKFWNPLGGQAVADVIILSAPEKAGLGIAFIGYLAAGAMAAGLSTVAGLLVAGASAIAHDWYATIFRPGCTDRQALHVGRIFTAILCGIVILTALNPPALIAQIVAMAFAIAGNTIFPAVVLAVWYGRANKYGALAGMVWGLGMTLIAMAGWIARIPFFGADGLLPATSSALIVCPLAFLINILVSNLTHSRVTEESAGKMDNILRKLHNLPGYVEETPSRSGPVH, encoded by the coding sequence ATGAGACGCTCTATTTTTACTCCCCTGCTGACCGCTGCCGGCCTGGTCCTGCTCGCCACCCCCGCCGCCTTCGCCGCCGGTGAGGAGATCTTCCAGATCGAACCGGGCTTCAAACTGGTTCCGGCGATCATCATGGTGGCCCTGCTCTGCGTCTACATTGGTGTCGGCTTCCTCTCCCGGGTCAACGAGACCTCGGGCTACTGGGTCGCCGGTCGCGGCATCGGCAAGTACGGCAACGGCGCCGCCATCGCCTCGGACTGGATGAGCGCCGCATCCTTCATGGGGGTGGCGGGTCTACTCTATCTCAAGGGGTGGTTCGGTCTCGGCTACATCATCGGCTGGACCGGCGGCTATGTCCTCCTGCTCTGCCTGCTCGCGGCCCAGATCCGCCGTTTCGGCAAGTACACCATTCCCGAGTTCCTCGGCGACCGTTACGACTGCCACTCGGTGCGCCTGATCGCCGCCGCCGTCACGGTAATCATCGCCATCACCTACTCCACGGCCCAGTTCAAGGGGATCGGCCTGATCTGCGGCTGGATCTTCGGCATGGATTACAATGCCAGCGTCTTCTTTGCCGCCGGCGTCGTCTGTGCATATCTGCTGATCTCCGGCATGGCCGGCGTCACCCGTAACCAGCAGATCCAGTACGTGGTGCTGATCTCCGCCTTCATGATCCCGCTCTGGATTTTGATCCGCAAGGCTGGCGGCGCCGGCATCCTGCCGCAGCTCGAGTACGGCAGCATCCTCTCCGATATCATGCAGGGGAAGGTCGCAACCGGCCATTTGACGCCGGGCGAGATCGAGCAGGTGCGCGAGGCCTACCTCCCCTGGGGCGGCGGCAACTTCTACCAGTTCATCGCCCTGGTCTTCACCCTGATGGTTGGCACCGCCGGCCTCCCCCACATCATGATCCGCTTCTATACCGTCAAGAACGAGGATGTCGCCCGCAAGTCGGTCCTCTGGGGGCTCTTCTTCATCGGCCTGCTCTACTGGTCGTCGCCGGTCTACGCAGCGATGGGCAAGTTCTGGAATCCCCTCGGCGGCCAGGCAGTCGCCGACGTCATTATCCTCTCCGCCCCGGAAAAGGCGGGGCTGGGGATCGCCTTTATCGGCTACCTGGCGGCAGGCGCGATGGCGGCAGGGCTCTCCACCGTCGCCGGACTGCTGGTCGCCGGAGCCTCGGCGATCGCCCACGACTGGTACGCGACGATCTTCCGGCCCGGCTGCACCGACCGCCAGGCCCTCCATGTCGGCCGCATCTTTACCGCCATCCTCTGCGGCATCGTAATCCTGACCGCCCTCAACCCTCCGGCGCTGATCGCCCAGATCGTTGCCATGGCCTTTGCCATCGCCGGCAACACCATCTTCCCCGCCGTCGTTCTGGCCGTCTGGTACGGCAGGGCCAACAAGTATGGAGCCCTCGCCGGGATGGTCTGGGGCCTCGGGATGACCCTGATCGCCATGGCGGGGTGGATCGCCAGAATCCCCTTTTTCGGCGCCGACGGGCTGTTGCCGGCAACCTCTTCGGCCCTGATCGTCTGCCCGCTCGCCTTTCTCATCAATATCCTTGTCTCCAACTTGACCCACTCCCGGGTCACGGAAGAGTCGGCCGGTAAAATGGACAATATCCTGCGCAAGCTGCACAACCTCCCCGGCTACGTCGAGGAGACGCCATCCCGAAGCGGGCCGGTGCATTGA
- a CDS encoding FAD/NAD(P)-binding protein → MTIDFLPVPARLETLDRRVPDHHVFRIYCSEELPLRPGQFVEISLPGIGAFPVSPARCGDGYSFDTCIRRAGRVTDALYRLPEGAAIGLRGPFGNGFPLADFRGEDVLLIAGGLGMAPLQGLLQVLVEERSAFGEIILLYGSRDPELLLFRAELEKLARQGQLRLRFSVDFATELPWAGEGPVCRLGLVGELLSDLVFVPERTVAAVCGPPVLYGCVLEELAGLGMAPERIFATLERRMKCGVGVCCHCVTAGRYICREGPVFSLRQLRGMEGAI, encoded by the coding sequence ATGACCATCGACTTTCTTCCCGTACCGGCGCGCCTGGAGACCCTCGACCGTCGCGTCCCCGATCACCACGTTTTCCGGATTTACTGCAGTGAGGAGCTGCCGCTCCGTCCCGGCCAGTTCGTCGAAATCTCCCTCCCCGGGATCGGCGCCTTTCCGGTTTCCCCCGCCCGCTGCGGGGATGGCTACAGTTTCGATACCTGCATCCGCCGCGCCGGCCGGGTCACCGACGCGCTCTACCGGTTGCCGGAAGGGGCCGCTATCGGTCTGCGCGGACCCTTTGGCAACGGCTTCCCCCTCGCCGATTTCCGGGGCGAGGACGTGCTGCTCATCGCCGGTGGCTTGGGGATGGCGCCGCTGCAGGGTCTGTTGCAGGTGCTGGTCGAGGAGAGGTCGGCGTTTGGGGAGATCATCCTCCTTTACGGCAGCCGCGACCCGGAGCTGCTGCTGTTCCGCGCCGAACTCGAAAAACTGGCGCGCCAGGGGCAGCTGCGCCTGCGTTTTTCCGTCGATTTTGCCACCGAACTCCCCTGGGCCGGCGAAGGCCCGGTCTGCCGGCTCGGGCTGGTCGGTGAACTCCTGTCCGACCTGGTCTTTGTCCCCGAGCGCACCGTCGCGGCCGTCTGTGGCCCGCCGGTGCTGTATGGCTGCGTCCTCGAAGAACTGGCCGGACTCGGCATGGCGCCGGAGCGGATCTTTGCCACCCTGGAGCGCCGCATGAAATGCGGGGTGGGCGTCTGCTGTCACTGTGTAACCGCGGGGCGCTATATCTGCCGCGAAGGACCGGTCTTCTCCCTGCGCCAGTTGCGGGGCATGGAAGGAGCCATCTGA
- a CDS encoding (deoxy)nucleoside triphosphate pyrophosphohydrolase gives MPLLVTAAIIEKDGRFLVTRRPDQARHGGLWEFPGGKLEEGEAPAQALRRELLEELDLPVRVGAIFDVVFHRYDWGPVLILAYHCHPEHHRIRDLQVAEHRWLLPCELLSLPFLEADQPLLERLQQQNPGAILAQ, from the coding sequence GTTACCGCCGCCATCATTGAAAAGGACGGCCGGTTTCTCGTCACCCGGCGGCCCGATCAGGCCCGCCATGGCGGTCTCTGGGAGTTCCCCGGCGGCAAGCTCGAAGAAGGAGAAGCGCCGGCGCAGGCGCTGCGCCGGGAACTGCTCGAAGAGCTCGACCTGCCGGTGCGGGTCGGTGCCATCTTCGACGTCGTCTTCCACCGTTACGACTGGGGGCCGGTGCTGATTCTCGCCTACCATTGCCATCCGGAGCACCACCGCATTCGCGATCTGCAGGTGGCGGAACACCGCTGGCTCCTCCCCTGCGAACTATTGTCACTCCCCTTTCTCGAAGCCGACCAGCCACTGCTGGAGCGCCTGCAACAGCAAAATCCCGGGGCCATTTTGGCGCAATAG
- a CDS encoding putative nucleotidyltransferase substrate binding domain-containing protein, with protein sequence MSLIHHLRETEPFNTLPEALFQELSAAAVVSTFPAGTFIFQQNDAPTGYLYLIKEGLVEITVLTPGGIDMVVDYRKEGQFFGGTPIFTGEPYTGGARTLKPTSCYLIPQEILRRLQRDYPQVGGYFTRLVLSRVRDLYSDIVRDHGQKALTQMEAYPFKKRLSEIMVSPVECCAPQESAQQVARQLTEKKIGSVLVTDENRKILGIITGKDLVTKVIAPENVDPRQITAREIMQPHPYGMGPETYMYEAMAYMTGHRLKHLPVVDRGEPVGIVSLRDLLRYRSQKAMLLLGNIREEGTIAGLAAIRREIVTVARTLLSETRSTPEVMEILSYIHHGIIKRVFDLCLAEMAAEGHQPPQVRYCFLIMGSGGRREMLLSPDQDHGFIFENVPDARMAEIDAFFIPLAEKVVTSLHQVGYPLCSGNVMASNPLWRGRLQDWQARIRDWVNDPEPQKVRYSSIFFDFAPLAGDPALAQSLREVVNREIREFQAFLYHMMALDLRYKVPVGLLGRFLVEKSGPHKGELSVKQGGSIYIVDCIRMFALEKELHEITTLDRLKALVERNVFSAETAEHIRAAFEALIFLRLRNEIALIEAGSEPGHFLDPATLTRNEQDLLRESFHAVSKLQDATKRHFARTPF encoded by the coding sequence ATGAGCCTGATCCATCACCTCCGCGAAACCGAGCCCTTCAATACCCTCCCCGAAGCCCTGTTTCAGGAGCTGAGTGCGGCGGCCGTGGTATCGACCTTTCCGGCCGGCACCTTCATCTTCCAGCAGAATGATGCCCCGACCGGTTACCTCTACCTGATCAAGGAGGGACTGGTCGAAATCACCGTGCTCACCCCGGGCGGCATCGATATGGTCGTCGATTACCGCAAGGAGGGGCAGTTCTTCGGCGGCACCCCGATCTTTACCGGCGAGCCCTACACCGGCGGCGCCAGGACCCTGAAACCGACCTCTTGCTACCTGATCCCGCAGGAGATTCTGCGCCGCCTGCAGCGCGACTACCCGCAGGTCGGCGGCTACTTTACCCGCCTGGTCCTCTCGCGGGTGCGGGACCTCTACTCGGACATCGTCCGCGACCATGGCCAGAAGGCGCTGACGCAGATGGAGGCCTACCCCTTCAAGAAGCGCCTGTCGGAGATCATGGTCTCCCCGGTCGAGTGCTGCGCTCCGCAGGAGAGTGCCCAGCAGGTCGCCCGCCAGTTGACGGAAAAGAAGATCGGCTCGGTCCTGGTGACCGACGAAAACCGCAAGATCCTCGGCATCATCACCGGCAAAGACCTGGTCACCAAGGTCATCGCCCCGGAGAATGTCGATCCGCGCCAGATCACGGCCCGTGAAATCATGCAACCCCACCCCTACGGCATGGGCCCGGAGACCTACATGTACGAGGCGATGGCCTACATGACCGGCCATCGCCTCAAGCACCTGCCGGTGGTCGATCGCGGCGAACCGGTCGGCATCGTCAGTCTGCGCGACCTGCTCCGCTACCGCAGCCAGAAGGCGATGCTGCTCCTCGGCAACATCCGCGAGGAAGGGACCATCGCGGGACTCGCGGCCATCCGCCGGGAGATCGTCACTGTCGCCCGCACCCTCCTCTCGGAAACCCGCAGCACCCCCGAGGTGATGGAGATCCTCAGCTACATCCACCACGGCATCATCAAGCGGGTCTTCGACCTCTGCCTGGCCGAAATGGCCGCCGAGGGGCATCAGCCGCCGCAGGTACGCTACTGCTTCCTGATCATGGGGAGCGGCGGCCGGCGCGAGATGCTGCTCAGCCCCGACCAGGACCACGGCTTCATCTTCGAGAACGTGCCGGACGCCAGGATGGCGGAAATCGATGCCTTCTTCATCCCCCTCGCCGAGAAGGTGGTCACCTCCCTGCACCAGGTCGGCTATCCCCTCTGCAGCGGCAACGTCATGGCCAGCAACCCGCTCTGGCGGGGACGGCTGCAGGACTGGCAGGCCCGTATCCGCGACTGGGTCAACGACCCCGAACCGCAGAAGGTGCGCTATTCGTCAATCTTCTTCGATTTCGCGCCGCTGGCTGGCGACCCGGCCCTCGCCCAGAGCCTGCGCGAGGTGGTCAACCGCGAGATCCGCGAGTTCCAGGCCTTTCTCTACCACATGATGGCCCTCGACCTGCGCTACAAGGTGCCGGTTGGCCTCCTCGGCCGTTTTCTGGTGGAGAAGAGCGGTCCGCACAAGGGGGAGCTGTCGGTCAAGCAGGGGGGGAGCATCTACATCGTCGACTGCATCCGGATGTTCGCTCTGGAGAAGGAACTGCACGAAATCACCACCCTCGACCGCCTCAAGGCGCTGGTCGAGCGCAATGTCTTTTCGGCGGAGACCGCCGAACATATCCGCGCCGCTTTCGAGGCGCTGATCTTCCTGCGCCTGCGCAACGAGATCGCCCTGATCGAGGCGGGTAGCGAACCGGGCCACTTCCTCGACCCGGCCACCCTGACCCGCAACGAGCAGGACCTGCTGCGGGAGTCATTCCACGCCGTCAGCAAGCTGCAGGACGCCACCAAGCGCCATTTCGCCCGCACCCCCTTCTGA
- a CDS encoding multiheme c-type cytochrome: MIRFKRILALALSALLFGAGLALPAPAFAAEISCIQCHAPQPGALGAPVKDWQGSVHQQNGIACNDCHGGDPTLLSMEAMSPQRGFLGVPAPEAIPDFCGRCHIGVKEDYLASAHGQALGKGGPQCVTCHGNHAIQRASSDLINPKDCSRCHEYGRAEEMKKAVVETDRMISGLQTELQNLHRIGIATQEMEGQVFAARNDFHRLFHTVKVEVVHAKTAAVQARLSDVRKAADAIRLELDQRRIFGAGVVGLLILAGVLLLLIRRTYHEEERGG; this comes from the coding sequence ATGATACGGTTCAAGCGCATTCTGGCCCTTGCCCTGTCGGCTCTCCTTTTCGGCGCCGGCCTCGCTCTCCCCGCGCCAGCGTTTGCTGCCGAGATCAGCTGCATCCAGTGTCATGCCCCACAACCGGGGGCACTGGGCGCTCCGGTCAAGGACTGGCAGGGGAGTGTTCACCAGCAGAACGGTATTGCCTGCAATGACTGCCATGGCGGCGACCCGACCCTGCTGTCGATGGAAGCGATGAGTCCGCAGCGTGGCTTTCTCGGGGTTCCCGCGCCGGAGGCGATCCCGGACTTCTGTGGCCGCTGCCATATCGGGGTCAAGGAAGATTATCTCGCCAGTGCCCACGGCCAGGCCCTTGGCAAGGGGGGGCCGCAGTGCGTCACCTGTCACGGCAATCACGCCATCCAGCGCGCCAGTTCCGATTTGATCAATCCCAAGGACTGCAGCCGTTGCCACGAGTACGGTCGGGCCGAAGAGATGAAAAAGGCCGTGGTCGAAACCGACCGGATGATCTCCGGGCTGCAAACCGAATTGCAGAATCTGCATCGGATCGGCATCGCCACCCAGGAGATGGAAGGGCAGGTCTTTGCTGCCCGCAACGACTTCCATCGCCTTTTTCATACCGTCAAGGTCGAAGTCGTCCACGCTAAAACGGCCGCCGTCCAGGCCAGGTTGAGCGATGTCCGGAAAGCTGCCGATGCGATCCGCCTCGAACTGGACCAGCGGCGGATCTTCGGGGCCGGGGTGGTGGGACTGTTGATCCTGGCGGGAGTCCTGCTGTTGCTGATCCGCAGGACCTATCATGAGGAGGAGCGGGGTGGCTGA